In Oryza sativa Japonica Group chromosome 11, ASM3414082v1, the following are encoded in one genomic region:
- the LOC9270886 gene encoding F-box protein At5g03100: protein MRAVVHGKGTKSEGCARINMKKRISQAFRLHRLPPDVLRVILSQLSFKEAARTSVVSRKWKRLWRCYPKLVLTGDMMLGSSSNAAGDHPTSNKTTFIRRANSIVRQLSSPSATLNKFIVKFPLLQSDADHIDRWVSLSASSRARRIVLDLCPELEKFGDKDQMYSFPLHLFSVGGSNSCVKSLCLGFVSLNLLHQLSPAGNTNRLTILKKLTLHKVSIAGDLQSLLLECDVLEWLSLTFCSLQHRDLVIQHQQPLQRLRHLRVLHCRLQKLELQAPNLTEFEFANHQVPLVLGDCVNMSMASVGLLLPSDGFDYACTKLPFALPHVCDRLTLSMAIRTEVRLCCTS from the exons atgagagcCGTGGTTCATGGTAAGGGGACAAAGAGTGAAGGCTGTGCCAGGATCAATATGAAGAAGAGGATATCCCAGGCTTTTCGACTTCACCGGCTACCTCCT GATGTTTTGCGTGTCATACTATCACAATTGTCATTCAAAGAAGCTGCACGTACAAGCGTTGTGTCCAGGAAGTGGAAACGGCTTTGGAGATGCTACCCAAAGCTGGTCTTGACCGGAGATATGATGcttggcagcagcagcaatgctGCAGGAGACCACCCAACATCGAATAAAACAACATTTATCAGGCGTGCCAACAGTATCGTGCGGCAGCTATCATCACCATCAGCTACGCTCAACAAGTTCATAGTGAAATTTCCCCTCCTCCAAAGCGACGCAGATCACATCGACAGATGGGTCAGCTTGTCAGCATCATCAAGAGCAAGGCGAATTGTTCTTGATCTGTGCCCAGAACTCGAGAAGTTCGGTGACAAAGACCAAATGTACAGCTTCCCTCTTCATCTTTTCAGTGTTGGTGGTAGTAATTCTTGCGTCAAGTCTCTCTGCCTAGGCTTTGTCTCCCTGAATCTGCTTCATCAGCTGTCTCCTGCTGGTAATACCAATCGCTTGACAATCCTGAAGAAGCTTACCCTGCACAAGGTGTCCATTGCTGGTGATCTTCAGAGCTTGCTCCTGGAGTGCGATGTTCTCGAGTGGTTAAGCCTCACCTTCTGCTCCCTGCAACACCGTGATCTGGTCATCCAACACCAGCAGCCACTGCAGCGTCTGCGGCATCTGCGTGTGCTGCACTGCAGGCTGCAGAAGCTGGAGCTGCAGGCTCCGAATCTGACTGAGTTTGAGTTTGCTAACCACCAGGTGCCTTTGGTGCTTGGTGATTGCGTCAACATGTCGATGGCGTCGGTTGGGCTGTTGCTGCCGTCGGATGGCTTCGACTACGCCTGCACCAAGCTTCCGTTTGCTCTTCCTCATGTTTGTGACCGTCTCACTCTAAGCATGGCGATCAGAACTGAGGTACGTTTGTGCTGCAcatcttaa